Proteins found in one Massilia sp. H6 genomic segment:
- a CDS encoding pyridoxamine 5'-phosphate oxidase family protein, translated as MDSINRNQTENNRLDLTGSAAVDRLKEMVDEAKSCFFITQDGIGPNRGVRPMSVREVDDAGQLWFLSASDSHKNAELAANPAVKLTFQKSAHAGFLELDGYAEVVLDRARIKALWHFMLKTWFTEGEDDPRITAIRVMPRQGYYWDNKHGDAVAGAKIVVGAVLGKTMDDSIEGTLSF; from the coding sequence ATGGACTCGATCAATCGCAACCAGACCGAAAACAACCGCCTCGACCTGACCGGCAGCGCCGCCGTCGACCGCCTCAAAGAAATGGTGGACGAGGCGAAATCGTGTTTCTTCATCACCCAGGACGGTATTGGCCCAAACCGGGGCGTGCGCCCGATGAGCGTGCGCGAGGTCGACGACGCCGGCCAGCTCTGGTTTCTCAGCGCCAGCGACAGCCACAAGAACGCAGAGCTCGCCGCCAATCCTGCGGTGAAGCTGACCTTCCAGAAAAGCGCCCACGCCGGCTTTCTTGAGCTCGACGGCTATGCCGAGGTGGTCCTTGACCGCGCGCGCATCAAGGCGCTGTGGCATTTCATGCTCAAGACGTGGTTCACCGAAGGCGAAGACGACCCGCGCATCACCGCCATCCGGGTGATGCCGCGCCAGGGCTATTATTGGGACAACAAGCACGGCGATGCCGTGGCCGGCGCCAAGATCGTGGTCGGCGCGGTCCTGGGCAAGACAATGGACGATTCGATCGAAGGCACGCTCAGCTTCTGA
- a CDS encoding glycosyltransferase — protein sequence MAPLSAPNHFVVVTIGSAGDLFPLLRVALALAQAGHRVTVLGPTQHAPYVAQAALTFHGLPADEAVLDHPDLWHPTRGLAVVWRATRPAMAELPGFIAGLPPEQRALLLVHPLALPEADLCRALRPGLKVAAAYLAPSNLPTVHDPLMLGPYRVPRWLPLRARRWLWRRLGDALLNPVALPDVNAARARHGLAPVTDLIAHIAALPDLSLTLFPEWFAPTQPDWPQPLVRGDFPLYDPAPEAALAPAVARFIAAGAPPVVFTPGTGNRQAAHYFRCALEASARLGLRAILLTPHRAQLPEHLPSTVLWQDYVPLRTLLPHVAVLVHHGGIGTLAEALRAGTPQLVVPLAHDQFDNAARVEALGVGSSLHAARLVPSRLVAALRRAGSQGIAARAREVSARFGGPDGIDTVRDRLLALAKQV from the coding sequence ATGGCGCCATTGTCCGCGCCGAACCACTTTGTGGTCGTCACGATAGGCTCGGCCGGCGACCTGTTTCCGTTGTTGCGGGTGGCGCTGGCATTGGCGCAGGCCGGACACCGGGTGACCGTGCTGGGCCCGACCCAGCACGCACCCTATGTGGCGCAAGCCGCTCTAACCTTTCACGGCCTGCCGGCAGACGAAGCCGTGCTCGACCATCCCGATCTGTGGCACCCGACGCGCGGCCTGGCCGTGGTCTGGCGCGCGACGCGCCCGGCCATGGCCGAGTTGCCCGGCTTTATTGCCGGCCTGCCGCCAGAGCAGCGCGCGCTGCTGCTGGTGCACCCGCTGGCCTTGCCCGAAGCGGACTTGTGCCGCGCGCTGCGGCCCGGCCTGAAGGTGGCGGCGGCCTATCTCGCGCCCTCGAACCTGCCGACCGTGCACGATCCGCTGATGCTCGGGCCTTACCGGGTGCCGCGCTGGTTGCCACTGCGGGCGCGGCGCTGGCTGTGGCGCCGGCTCGGCGACGCGCTGCTCAATCCGGTGGCGCTGCCCGACGTGAACGCGGCGCGCGCCCGGCATGGGCTGGCACCGGTCACCGACCTGATCGCGCATATCGCCGCGCTGCCCGACCTGTCGCTGACACTGTTTCCGGAATGGTTCGCACCGACCCAGCCGGACTGGCCCCAGCCGCTGGTGCGTGGCGATTTTCCGCTCTACGACCCGGCACCGGAGGCGGCGCTGGCGCCCGCCGTCGCCCGCTTCATTGCGGCGGGCGCGCCGCCAGTGGTGTTCACGCCGGGCACCGGCAACCGCCAGGCGGCGCATTATTTTCGCTGCGCGCTCGAAGCCTCGGCCCGGCTTGGGCTGCGCGCGATCCTGTTGACCCCGCACCGTGCGCAGTTGCCCGAGCACTTGCCTTCGACCGTGCTGTGGCAGGACTACGTGCCGCTGCGCACGCTGCTGCCGCATGTCGCGGTGCTGGTGCACCACGGCGGCATCGGCACGCTGGCCGAAGCCTTGCGGGCGGGGACGCCACAACTGGTGGTGCCACTGGCGCACGACCAGTTCGACAATGCCGCGCGGGTCGAAGCGCTCGGGGTAGGCAGCAGCCTGCACGCGGCGCGCCTGGTGCCGTCACGCCTGGTGGCGGCGCTGCGCCGGGCTGGTAGCCAAGGGATAGCCGCGCGGGCGCGCGAGGTGAGCGCGCGCTTCGGTGGGCCGGACGGCATCGACACGGTGCGCGACCGCCTGCTGGCGCTGGCCAAGCAGGTGTAG
- a CDS encoding DUF1854 domain-containing protein → MTTIIQPNFQLRRDSFGKLVLTTAEGEEHTGVIPVRAFPIQAPTRGISLVRDGGKEAAWIDDLDTLPEAIRTLVQEEIDGREFIPEILHIKEVSSFATPCTWFVKTDRGDTEFVLKVDEDIRRVGDAALLVSSSHGINFLVRDMFHIDRHSRIILDRFL, encoded by the coding sequence ATGACCACGATCATTCAACCGAATTTCCAGCTGCGGCGCGACAGCTTCGGCAAGCTGGTGCTCACCACCGCCGAAGGCGAGGAGCACACAGGCGTGATTCCGGTGCGCGCCTTCCCGATCCAGGCGCCCACGCGCGGTATCTCGCTGGTGCGCGATGGCGGCAAAGAAGCGGCCTGGATCGACGACCTGGACACGCTGCCGGAGGCCATCCGCACCCTGGTGCAAGAAGAAATCGACGGCCGCGAATTCATCCCGGAGATCTTGCACATCAAGGAAGTGTCGAGCTTTGCCACGCCCTGCACCTGGTTTGTGAAGACCGACCGCGGCGACACCGAGTTCGTGCTGAAGGTGGACGAAGACATTCGCCGCGTCGGCGACGCCGCGCTGCTGGTGTCGAGCAGTCACGGCATCAACTTCCTGGTGCGCGACATGTTCCATATCGATAGGCACAGCCGCATCATCCTCGACCGCTTCCTGTAG
- a CDS encoding ABC transporter ATP-binding protein, translating into MPSSAAVSATATAASVLPEHWQNDVAKQLAPGENVLNSVEVDLDAKLRFTKGLVVVTNRRLLARAPGETSWRDWAWRAGLQLRHHDHAGVGHLELVDAEGLLAAWRFTLGQNLHAMRVADAFADQLAGHLSGVPVSAPDQHACPSCKAPLEADDAECAVCAKVLHTPPSTWTLFRLWRFARPYKGQLLIGFLLMLGSTAAHMIPPYLTKPLMDNVLIPYQNGQSIDVTLVYLYMAGLFGASVLAWALGWGKTYVLALASERISADLRSTTYEHLLRLSLEFFGGKRTGDLMSRIGSGSDRISVFLSLHLLDFLSDVLLIIMTGVILFSMDPWLALVTLVPLPFIAWMIHVVRDRLRTGFEKIDRVWGEVTNVLADTIPGIRVVKAFAQEKREATRFREANRHNLVVNDKLNKVWSLFSPTVSLLTELGLLVIWIFGIWQVSQGDITVGTLTAFIAYSGRFYVKLDSMSRIVSVTQKSASAAKRIFDILDHVSSVPDPVNPVTVAKVAGNIELREVGFRYGNRAVNRGISLKIKAGEMVGLVGHSGSGKSTLVNLICRFYDVGEGAILLDGVDIRSFAVSDYRRHIGLVLQEPFLFFGTIAENIAYGKPGASREEIMASARAAHAHEFILRLPQGYDSMVGERGQGLSGGERQRISIARALLIDPPILILDEATSSVDSETEKEIQKALDNLVKGRTTIAIAHRLSTLHRADRLVVLDRGVVVEEGKHDELMAREGAYHRLYEAQARNVDQDPDDEA; encoded by the coding sequence ATGCCGTCGTCCGCGGCGGTGTCCGCTACAGCGACGGCTGCCAGCGTGTTGCCAGAACATTGGCAGAATGACGTTGCGAAACAGCTTGCACCAGGGGAAAACGTTTTGAACAGCGTCGAGGTTGACCTCGACGCGAAATTACGTTTCACGAAAGGCCTGGTAGTGGTGACCAACCGCCGCTTGCTGGCGCGCGCGCCGGGCGAAACCAGCTGGCGCGACTGGGCCTGGCGTGCGGGGCTGCAGCTGCGTCACCACGACCATGCCGGAGTCGGCCACCTCGAGCTGGTCGATGCCGAGGGCTTGCTGGCGGCCTGGCGTTTCACGCTGGGACAGAACCTGCATGCGATGCGCGTGGCCGATGCGTTTGCCGACCAGCTGGCCGGCCACCTGTCTGGCGTGCCGGTCTCGGCGCCGGACCAGCATGCCTGCCCGAGCTGCAAGGCGCCGCTCGAGGCCGACGACGCCGAGTGCGCGGTGTGCGCCAAGGTGCTGCACACCCCGCCCTCGACCTGGACCTTGTTCCGCCTGTGGCGCTTCGCCCGGCCCTACAAGGGCCAGCTGCTGATCGGCTTCCTGCTGATGCTCGGCTCGACGGCGGCGCACATGATTCCGCCTTACCTGACCAAGCCGCTAATGGACAACGTCCTGATTCCCTACCAGAATGGCCAGTCGATCGACGTGACCCTGGTCTACCTGTATATGGCGGGATTGTTCGGCGCCTCGGTGCTGGCCTGGGCGCTCGGCTGGGGCAAGACCTATGTGCTGGCGCTGGCGTCCGAGCGCATCAGCGCCGACCTGCGCTCGACCACTTATGAACACCTGCTGCGCCTGTCGCTCGAATTTTTCGGCGGCAAGCGCACGGGCGACCTGATGTCGCGCATCGGCAGCGGTTCCGACCGGATCAGCGTGTTTTTGTCGCTGCACCTGCTGGACTTTTTGTCGGACGTCCTCCTGATCATCATGACCGGGGTGATCCTGTTCAGCATGGACCCCTGGCTGGCGCTGGTCACCCTGGTGCCGCTGCCTTTCATCGCCTGGATGATTCACGTGGTGCGCGACCGGCTGCGCACCGGCTTCGAGAAGATCGACCGGGTCTGGGGCGAAGTCACCAACGTGCTGGCCGATACCATTCCGGGCATCCGCGTGGTCAAGGCCTTTGCCCAGGAAAAGCGCGAGGCGACGCGTTTTCGCGAAGCCAACCGCCATAACCTGGTGGTCAACGACAAGTTGAACAAGGTCTGGTCGCTGTTCTCGCCGACCGTCTCGCTGCTGACCGAACTGGGTCTGCTGGTGATCTGGATCTTCGGCATCTGGCAGGTATCGCAGGGCGATATCACGGTTGGCACACTGACCGCCTTCATCGCCTACAGCGGGCGGTTCTACGTCAAGCTCGATTCGATGAGCCGCATCGTCTCGGTGACCCAGAAATCGGCATCGGCGGCCAAGCGCATCTTCGACATCCTCGACCACGTCTCGAGCGTACCCGACCCGGTCAACCCGGTCACGGTGGCGAAAGTGGCGGGCAACATCGAGCTGCGCGAAGTTGGTTTTCGCTACGGTAACCGGGCCGTCAACCGCGGCATCTCGCTCAAGATCAAGGCTGGCGAGATGGTCGGCCTGGTCGGGCATTCGGGGTCGGGCAAGAGCACGCTGGTGAACCTGATCTGCCGCTTCTACGACGTGGGCGAAGGCGCGATCCTGCTCGATGGCGTCGACATCCGCAGCTTTGCGGTGAGCGACTACCGGCGCCACATCGGCCTGGTGCTGCAGGAGCCTTTCCTGTTCTTCGGCACCATCGCCGAGAATATCGCCTATGGCAAGCCGGGCGCCTCGCGCGAGGAAATCATGGCCTCGGCGCGCGCGGCGCATGCCCACGAATTCATTCTGCGCCTGCCGCAGGGCTACGATTCGATGGTGGGCGAGCGCGGCCAGGGCCTGTCGGGCGGCGAGCGCCAGCGCATCTCGATCGCGCGCGCGCTGCTGATCGACCCGCCGATCCTGATCCTGGACGAAGCGACATCGTCGGTGGACTCGGAAACCGAAAAAGAGATCCAGAAGGCGCTCGACAACCTGGTCAAGGGCCGCACCACGATCGCCATCGCGCACCGCCTGTCGACGCTGCACCGGGCCGACCGCCTGGTGGTGCTCGATCGTGGCGTGGTGGTGGAAGAAGGCAAGCACGACGAACTGATGGCGCGCGAAGGCGCTTATCATCGCCTCTACGAAGCGCAGGCGCGTAACGTCGACCAGGATCCGGACGATGAAGCTTAA